The window ATGCTATGAGTCCCAACGGAAAAACAGGCATCGATTTTTTTAAGGAACAATATTTTATAAACAATACCCTCGGTAATTTTGACAGAAACGGAGACGGAGAATATGATTATTCCTATATCTTCAGAATAACCGGAACAAACACCCTTGATCCGCGTGAACAAATAGGACTTGAAGGAACTTTAACCCTTTCTTCGGGGGACGGTCTTGTGCAGGTACCCTATTATTCGACGGATATGGTTTCAGATCTTGTAGAAAGAATTAACAGATCAGGCTCCGAAGTTGCTGCTTACCTTGACCAAAACAATAAACTTGTTTTAAAAGGTATGACAAGCCTTGATAAAGAAAATCCTGACTTTGTTATCCGCCATATCGAGGATTCGGGAAGATTTTTAGCAGGCTATTCCGGTGTGCTTTCTCAGGCAGGGCCGGAAGGCGCCTATGATTGGGGAAGAGCAAATGCGGTTGATGTATTGGCAGGAGCCCAATATGCGGTTTCTCCTATAGCCCATCCTTCAGGCTGGATGGAAATAAATCCCGTAATCAAAAGCGATATACAAAATATAGCTTCGGGCTATAAGGGCCCCGAAGGTGTCGCCTATCCGGGAGACAACAGAGCCGCTCTTGCAATAGCCGCAATCAGAAATACTCCCGTAATGGTAGGGCACTCAGCCACTTTTGACGACTTTTTTGCCGATACGGTAACCGAAATCGGTCTAAAAGGCGAGCAGGCAGAAATGACCTTAAACACACAGATAGCCATTGTAAAGGAATTACACGATATGAGAGATTCCGTATCGGGCGTAAACATAGATGAAGAACTATCGGATATTATCAAATTTCAGCACGGGTACAACGCTTCTGCAAGATTTGTTTCGGTAATCAACGAAATGATAGACACAGTTATAAACAGAATGGGTGTCTAGCTTTTAAGTTTTGGAGTAAAATATGATGAAAAGAATTAGTACGAATATTCAGCACACGGACAGCAATTTTTCGATGAGGAATCAGGAGTCGAGACTTCATAATCTAAATAATCAGATTCAGTCCCAACGAAGGATAAACCAACTTAGAGATGACCCCGTTTCTGCAGGACACTCGGTAAGATATAAGTCCTACCTTGCCCGCCTCGAAAGGTTTGAAAAAAACACAAAAACCTTGAGAGATCAATATATGTCGGCCGAAACCTATATGAATAATTCGCTCCAAGTTGTTCAGCGTTTAAGAGAGCTTTCGGTACAGGGAGCAAACGGAACCTATACACCGGACGACTTAAAAGATATGGCAGCCGAGGCCGATGAACTTTTAAAAGAACTTGTCCAAAACGGAAATGCCGTAAACTCGGACGGTGTCAGAGTTTTTTCGGGAACAAAAAGTTTTACCGAGCCCTTTGAAACCGTGATGGGAGATGTGGACGGAGCAGGTTCCGCCCTTATAACTCAGGTCAGATACAACGGCACGGTCGATTCAAAGGAAGTTGAAACCGATGAGCTTTCTTTTATGAGAGCCGATCAGGCCGGGAACAGGGTATTTTGGGCCGAGCGGCAAATTCTTATCTCGGAAACCGATGCCCGAAACTTTGTCATAAAAGAAGACACAAGCATCGAGGTTGACGGGGTTGAGATTCCCTTAATTGCAGGCGACAATGTTTATGCAATTATGTCAAAGATAAACGATTCGGGAGCCGCAGTAAAAGCAAGCCTTGACCCGATAACAAGCGGTTTAAACCTTACGACTACCGATGCCCGCCAGCTTTGGCTGAGAGATGCGGAAGGAAGCACTGTTTTATCCGAATTGGGCTTGATAAAGGCCGAACAAAGACCACCATACAATTTAGCAAATTCGGTACGCGTTTCGGGAGGCTCTCTTTTTGATGCAGCCATTGCCGTCCGCGATGCCTTCCTTTCGGGAGATCAAGAAGCCTTGGGCGGAAAGGTTTTGGGAAGCCTCGATGAGGGCATACATAATCTTACTACAAGAATGGCCGAAACAGGTTCCAAGTATTCGAGAGCCGAAGTTATCTTGGCACGCATTGATACGCAAACCTTAAATGTAACGGCAGCAGAGTCGCGCGAAGCCGACTTGGACATTACAAAGGCGATAACCGACTTAAAGATGTTTGAACATACGCATCAAGCTTCTTTAAGCGTATTGGGAAGACTTTACAGGGATTCGCTTTTAAACTACTTACGATAAAATAGGATGGAATTTACGATGGAAATTAAGACAAAAGCTATGGGGCTTGTTGAGATTCAGGATGAACAGATAATAGAATTGGTTGACGGATTTTATGGATTTGAAGAATTTCATAAATACGCCTTGTTGGATTCGGGAAAAGAGCCCTTCTTTTGGGTTCAATCCCTTGACGATCAAAATTTAGCCTTTATCGTTATAGATCCCTTCTTGTTCAGGCCCGATTATGAGCTGGATATAGACGACGAATTATTAAAACCGATAGAGGCAGAATCTCCTAAAGACCTTTTGGTTTTTGCCCTTGTTACCATTCCGCCTGCGGGAAGCCCGATTACGGCAAATTTGCAGGGGCCTCTTATCATAAACAAAAAGAATAAAAAGGCTTTTCAGGCTGTCTTAAATGACGGAAAATGGAATACCAAACACGACATTCTTGCAGAGCTGAATGCTGCGGGGAGGAACTGATGCTCATACTATCCCGTAAAACAAACCAAAAAATACTTATCGGAGATGATATAGAGATTACCATAATCGATATTCGGGGAGATCAGGTAAAAATAGGTGTAGATGCACCGCCTTCGGTCAAGGTTTTCCGTGAAGAAATCTACCAAGAAATTCAAAACGAAAACAGGGCAGCCTTAGTCCGCGATACCGAGCTTAACCTACCTGAACTGCATATTAAAAAGAAATAGGTATAACATTAGAATACTCTGCTATGAAAACAAAAAAAACTCTTATATACTTCGTATTAGTTGTTTCCTTAACTTTATTCGCCGCAAGCTGTTCAAAAATTAATGATTTTTTTAAACAAGATAAAAAAGACTTGCCTGACCGGACAACGGCAGAGGCAGGGCCGCGTGTTATTGCAGGCACTATGTCCATAGTCGAAATTTTAGATGACCTCGGCTATAAAAATGTTGCAGGCGTGCCTTCAAGCCGTCACGCTATGCCTGAGCTTTATGCAAAAACCGAAAAAATCGGAATGCCCATGCAGCCGGATATCGAAACGGTAAAACGTCTGAATGCGGATATCTATTTGGCTTCCCTAGGCTCAAAACCCACATTGGATAAGATATTCCAAAACCAAAACATAAAAACGGAATATGTCGATTTAAATTCCTATGAGGCATGTTTAAATACTATCAGACATCTGGGAGAAATGACTTCAAAACAAAAAGAGGCGGAACATGTTATTCAAACAATTGAAGCAAAAACCCTTGAAGTACGCCGCGCCATTTACGGCAAAAAAAGTCCCAAGGTATTGATGCTTCTAGGTTCTCCAAAAAAATTGATGATGGGAACAAAAAACTG of the Treponema denticola ATCC 35405 genome contains:
- the csrA gene encoding carbon storage regulator CsrA yields the protein MLILSRKTNQKILIGDDIEITIIDIRGDQVKIGVDAPPSVKVFREEIYQEIQNENRAALVRDTELNLPELHIKKK
- a CDS encoding flagellar hook-associated protein 3, with product MMKRISTNIQHTDSNFSMRNQESRLHNLNNQIQSQRRINQLRDDPVSAGHSVRYKSYLARLERFEKNTKTLRDQYMSAETYMNNSLQVVQRLRELSVQGANGTYTPDDLKDMAAEADELLKELVQNGNAVNSDGVRVFSGTKSFTEPFETVMGDVDGAGSALITQVRYNGTVDSKEVETDELSFMRADQAGNRVFWAERQILISETDARNFVIKEDTSIEVDGVEIPLIAGDNVYAIMSKINDSGAAVKASLDPITSGLNLTTTDARQLWLRDAEGSTVLSELGLIKAEQRPPYNLANSVRVSGGSLFDAAIAVRDAFLSGDQEALGGKVLGSLDEGIHNLTTRMAETGSKYSRAEVILARIDTQTLNVTAAESREADLDITKAITDLKMFEHTHQASLSVLGRLYRDSLLNYLR
- a CDS encoding flagellar assembly protein FliW → MEIKTKAMGLVEIQDEQIIELVDGFYGFEEFHKYALLDSGKEPFFWVQSLDDQNLAFIVIDPFLFRPDYELDIDDELLKPIEAESPKDLLVFALVTIPPAGSPITANLQGPLIINKKNKKAFQAVLNDGKWNTKHDILAELNAAGRN
- a CDS encoding ABC transporter substrate-binding protein, giving the protein MKTKKTLIYFVLVVSLTLFAASCSKINDFFKQDKKDLPDRTTAEAGPRVIAGTMSIVEILDDLGYKNVAGVPSSRHAMPELYAKTEKIGMPMQPDIETVKRLNADIYLASLGSKPTLDKIFQNQNIKTEYVDLNSYEACLNTIRHLGEMTSKQKEAEHVIQTIEAKTLEVRRAIYGKKSPKVLMLLGSPKKLMMGTKNCYTGSLMEVLKIHNIANDIGNFDKSYVPINIEEIVKHQPDVIIRLTHTNSKDTAESLRAEFAKNEIWQKVKAIKEDKIYDLDSNLYTVSRNIKIMQAVENLKEIIYGETED